The following are encoded in a window of Thermodesulfobacterium geofontis OPF15 genomic DNA:
- a CDS encoding FmdB family zinc ribbon protein: MPIYEYECKSCGKHFEVWQKITDEPLKVCKECGGELIKLISESSFILKGTGWYVTDYARKEKEKKRKRKKNKKKKILL; the protein is encoded by the coding sequence ATGCCAATTTATGAATATGAATGTAAAAGTTGTGGAAAGCACTTTGAAGTATGGCAAAAAATAACAGATGAGCCTTTGAAAGTTTGTAAAGAATGTGGTGGAGAATTAATAAAACTTATTAGTGAAAGTAGTTTTATCTTAAAGGGTACTGGATGGTATGTTACAGATTATGCAAGAAAAGAAAAGGAAAAGAAAAGGAAAAGAAAGAAAAACAAAAAAAAGAAAATACTTCTTTAG
- the pheA gene encoding prephenate dehydratase: MKNNKLQELREKIDKIDTQIVELLKERIEVAKEIGKLKENMGYESFDLLREKEILNKVLKINQKVFPEDALKVIYSEIIKACRSAQQKIKVAYLGPEATFSHIAALNYFGTSAELIPVETITDVFEEVSSERVNFGVVPIENSIEGVVATTLDAIYEYGLKVCGEIYESISHHLMNQTGKIEDIKKVLSHPQAIAQCRKWLRKKLPSVPIETVPSTALAAKWAAVDESVGAIASLVAAKLYHLQIVAKNIEDIKGNSTRFWIIGKTEVQPTGDDKTSLLFSVADRPGALFDVLRCFAVRKINLTKIESRPSKDEPWKYVFFLDCEGHIKDEKIKECLEEMQNYCLQVVWLGSYPKGKK, encoded by the coding sequence GAGAAAAAATTGATAAAATAGATACACAAATTGTTGAACTTTTAAAAGAAAGAATAGAGGTTGCAAAAGAAATAGGAAAGCTTAAAGAGAATATGGGATATGAAAGTTTTGATTTATTGAGAGAAAAAGAGATTTTGAATAAAGTTTTAAAAATTAATCAAAAAGTCTTTCCTGAGGATGCATTAAAAGTAATTTATTCAGAAATTATAAAAGCTTGTAGAAGTGCTCAACAAAAAATAAAAGTAGCTTATCTTGGTCCTGAAGCAACTTTTAGTCACATTGCAGCTTTAAATTATTTCGGGACCTCTGCTGAACTTATACCTGTAGAAACTATAACTGATGTTTTTGAAGAAGTAAGTAGTGAAAGAGTTAATTTTGGAGTGGTTCCTATTGAAAACTCTATAGAAGGGGTTGTAGCAACAACTCTTGATGCTATCTATGAATATGGATTAAAAGTATGTGGAGAAATTTATGAATCTATTTCTCATCATCTTATGAATCAAACTGGGAAAATAGAGGACATTAAAAAAGTACTTTCCCATCCTCAAGCTATAGCTCAATGTAGGAAATGGTTAAGGAAAAAATTACCTTCAGTTCCTATTGAAACAGTTCCTTCAACAGCTTTAGCAGCAAAATGGGCAGCTGTAGATGAAAGTGTAGGTGCAATTGCAAGTTTAGTAGCAGCAAAATTATATCATCTTCAGATTGTAGCTAAAAATATAGAAGATATAAAAGGAAATTCTACAAGATTTTGGATTATTGGAAAAACAGAGGTTCAACCTACTGGAGATGATAAAACTTCTCTTCTTTTTAGTGTAGCAGATAGACCTGGTGCTCTTTTTGATGTGCTTAGATGTTTCGCTGTAAGAAAAATAAATCTTACTAAAATAGAAAGCAGACCCTCTAAAGATGAACCTTGGAAATATGTTTTTTTCTTAGATTGCGAAGGACATATTAAAGACGAGAAGATAAAAGAATGTTTGGAGGAAATGCAAAATTATTGTCTTCAAGTAGTTTGGTTAGGATCTTATCCCAAGGGAAAAAAGTAA
- a CDS encoding M48 family metallopeptidase: MIYEDLIYLWLAFIIYEFIPVTSYKISSIFLVSLFIFKEFLFIFLLLIVRKKIYQSHFINFLDKIFIGLSFIFYIIDLSFLSFKTYLDKIYFSSLIGILWFLHYMFLVRFLLLRFTLNYLKILLGIILPVLLLVIFQDIFNIFNLNFEGEFFLFLIIIIIISPFLIIKIWPVKPLDNLALREIILNFLKKNKVKISEIYVLDDLGKKLYTAGIIGFLPPFKYLFFSKPLLSILSPEEILGVVAHEIGHLKKRHNFWLLLLLLNLPLFLLTLLILSFLIAYYFSPQLIDIIKNKKTLPVSLEISLGIGLIFLAFIYIRYIFSFFLRQFEREADFLSAIILKSPQPIISALFKIGEVTGQLYRKSWHHYGIFERIEFLKNALINEEIFNKIQKKFLRIRIILLLWIILNLALILVILYLENIIKELNLLLSCVI; this comes from the coding sequence TTGATCTATGAAGATCTTATATATCTTTGGTTAGCTTTTATTATTTATGAGTTTATTCCTGTAACTTCCTATAAAATTTCCTCAATTTTTCTCGTCTCCCTTTTTATTTTTAAAGAATTCCTTTTTATTTTTTTGCTTTTAATAGTTAGAAAAAAAATTTATCAATCCCACTTTATTAATTTTTTAGATAAAATTTTTATAGGTCTTAGCTTTATTTTTTATATTATAGACTTGAGTTTTCTTAGTTTTAAAACCTATTTAGATAAAATCTATTTTTCTTCTCTTATAGGAATTTTATGGTTTTTGCATTATATGTTCTTAGTAAGGTTTTTACTTTTAAGATTTACACTTAATTACTTAAAAATCCTTTTAGGTATTATTCTTCCAGTATTACTATTAGTTATTTTTCAAGATATTTTTAATATTTTCAATTTAAATTTTGAGGGAGAGTTTTTTCTTTTTTTGATCATCATTATTATTATTTCTCCCTTTTTGATAATTAAAATTTGGCCTGTAAAACCCTTAGACAATTTAGCTTTAAGAGAAATTATTTTAAATTTTTTGAAAAAAAATAAGGTTAAAATAAGTGAAATTTATGTGTTAGATGACTTAGGAAAAAAGCTTTATACAGCAGGTATTATAGGTTTTTTACCCCCTTTTAAATATTTATTTTTTTCTAAACCACTTTTAAGTATTCTTTCTCCAGAAGAGATTTTAGGAGTAGTAGCTCATGAGATAGGACATCTCAAAAAAAGACATAATTTTTGGCTTTTGCTCTTACTCTTAAATCTCCCTTTATTTTTGTTAACGCTTTTAATACTAAGTTTTTTAATAGCCTATTATTTTTCACCTCAATTAATTGATATTATAAAAAATAAAAAGACTTTACCGGTTTCATTAGAAATAAGCTTAGGTATAGGACTTATTTTTTTAGCTTTTATTTACATAAGATACATTTTTTCTTTCTTTTTAAGACAATTTGAAAGGGAAGCAGATTTTCTTTCTGCTATTATATTAAAAAGTCCTCAACCCATTATTTCAGCCCTATTTAAAATAGGAGAAGTTACAGGGCAATTGTATAGAAAAAGTTGGCATCATTATGGAATATTTGAAAGAATTGAATTTTTGAAAAATGCTCTAATAAATGAGGAAATTTTTAATAAAATTCAGAAAAAATTTTTAAGAATTCGCATTATTTTACTTTTATGGATAATCTTAAATTTAGCCCTTATTTTAGTTATTTTATATCTTGAAAATATAATAAAAGAATTGAACTTACTTCTTTCTTGTGTTATTTAA